One window of Novosphingobium sp. 9U genomic DNA carries:
- the mreC gene encoding rod shape-determining protein MreC, giving the protein MAPPANRRTGFSRRAQYTIFISYFAGVAGVLLGVVLLVVSFVQPEAFTGMRALAADVTEPAGHVAATGRAASKGVFATVAGFIKAGSQHARLEHELALAKTRLVEARATQVENRRLKALLGLSRQNPAPVVVTRLTSSTAASTRRFATLAAGIDSGVQKGMPVRSELGLLGRVLEVGQSSARVLLITDTESLVPVRRASDGVPAFAQGTGDGTIRIKLISLGLNPLKKGDVFVTSGSGGLYRPGTPIAIAARLTRDGAIAQVLANPSDADYVLVDQPFAPVPPPAIAPIPDSQ; this is encoded by the coding sequence ATGGCGCCGCCTGCGAACCGGCGCACGGGCTTTTCCCGCAGGGCGCAGTACACGATCTTCATCAGCTACTTCGCGGGCGTCGCTGGCGTGCTGCTGGGAGTGGTGCTGCTGGTCGTCTCGTTCGTGCAGCCCGAGGCCTTTACCGGCATGCGCGCGCTGGCGGCCGACGTCACCGAACCTGCCGGCCATGTCGCCGCGACGGGTCGTGCCGCCAGCAAGGGCGTTTTCGCCACGGTGGCCGGCTTCATCAAGGCAGGCAGCCAGCATGCCAGACTGGAACACGAACTCGCGCTCGCCAAGACGCGCTTGGTAGAGGCACGTGCGACGCAGGTTGAGAACCGGCGGCTGAAAGCCCTGCTCGGTCTGTCGCGGCAGAACCCTGCCCCTGTCGTCGTCACGCGCCTGACCAGCTCCACGGCCGCCAGCACGCGCCGCTTCGCCACGCTTGCCGCGGGGATCGACAGCGGTGTGCAGAAGGGCATGCCGGTCCGCTCGGAACTGGGCCTGCTCGGGCGCGTGCTGGAGGTCGGGCAGAGCAGCGCGCGCGTGCTGCTCATCACCGACACCGAGAGCCTGGTCCCCGTTCGCCGCGCCAGCGATGGCGTGCCGGCCTTTGCCCAAGGAACGGGTGATGGCACCATCCGCATCAAGTTGATCAGCCTGGGCCTCAATCCGCTCAAGAAAGGCGACGTTTTCGTCACCTCCGGGTCGGGCGGGCTGTATCGACCGGGCACGCCCATCGCGATCGCCGCGCGGCTGACCCGTGACGGCGCGATCGCGCAAGTGCTCGCGAACCCGTCCGATGCCGATTACGTGCTCGTCGACCAGCCCTTCGCGCCGGTGCCGCCTCCCGCGATAGCCCCCATCCCGGATAGCCAGTGA